A genomic window from Cydia amplana chromosome 3, ilCydAmpl1.1, whole genome shotgun sequence includes:
- the LOC134662917 gene encoding splicing factor YJU2 produces the protein MSERKVLNKYYPPDFDPSKIPRMKLAKNRQYTVRLMAPFNMRCATCGEYIYKGKKFNARKEDVENEDYLGIRIYRFYIKCTRCLQEISFKTDPKNTDYEIEAGATRNFMALKLAEEQAKREEDEQKEEEANNPMKLLEYRTEQSRQEIERLEGLEELKELNRRQQAVDYEGMLQQYAPESADKRRAREQKEDDDFIKSIKFGGTSKVVAEEIIEEVEDSDEPPAKTSRIETIPAKPVAKKNESWNRSIGVLNKKPALANLVKSRKDVVTPKTMSSEGSKGNSYSANDTIVPPKASDAAVASKASENATPPASGLTLLANYSGSDSDSQ, from the exons ATGTCTGAAAGAAAAGTATTAAAC AAATACTATCCCCCGGATTTTGATCCGTCGAAGATTCCTCGCATGAAACTAGCCAAGAACCGCCAGTACACTGTGCGCTTGATGGCTCCCTTCAATATGCGATGTGCTACTTGCGGCGAGTATATCTACAAGGGCAAAAAATTCAACGCTCGGAAAGAAGATGTTGAAAATGAAGACTATTTGGGAATTAGAATTTACAGGTTTTATATTAAA TGTACCAGATGCCTACAAGAGATATCATTCAAGACGGACCCAAAGAACACCGACTATGAGATTGAGGCGGGAGCGACCAGGAACTTCATGGCGTTGAAACTTGCTGAAGAGCAGGCCAAGCGGGAAGAGGACGAGCAAAAAGAGGAAGAGGCCAATAATCCTAtgaaattattag AATACAGAACGGAGCAGTCTCGGCAGGAGATCGAGCGGCTAGAGGGGCTGGAGGAGCTGAAGGAGCTGAACCGGCGCCAGCAGGCGGTAGACTACGAGGGCATGCTGCAGCAGTACGCGCCCGAGAGCGCCGACAAGCGCCGCGCCCGGGAGCAGAAGGAAGACGATGACTTCATCAA ATCCATCAAATTTGGCGGAACATCGAAAGTAGTGGCTGAAGAAATAATTGAAGAAGTAGAGGACTCGGACGAACCGCCAGCTAAAACATCTCGAATAGAGACCATTCCAGCCAAACCAGTTGCCAAGAAAAATGAGTCGTGGAACCGCAGTATCGGAGTGTTGAATAAAAAACCAGCTTTGGCGAATCTTGTAAAGAGTAGAAAAGACGTCGTGACGCCAAAGACGATGAGTTCGGAAGGAAGTAAAGGTAATAGTTATAGTGCGAATGATACGATTGTGCCTCCTAAAGCAAGTGACGCGGCTGTAGCTTCTAAGGCTAGTGAGAATGCAACGCCACCTGCGTCAGGACTTACTCTTCTGGCAAACTACTCCGGCAGTGACAGTGATTCGCAGTGA